A stretch of the Tardiphaga sp. 709 genome encodes the following:
- a CDS encoding OmpA family protein: protein MRACFIRLLSVLGLLASASLAMAQSMPADAPNGRDHAVLSRYAGSWLVAQDVKNFDQVGIPSGDADVVKLEGRVTRLFYLAPAGKSVLEVQRNYEQALERAGASKLDACADDCGRRNFKPLRDLPANPQLAKVSLEGWTPITLLQQWQEIGSERYWYGTLNASGTTLHVAVLSAKPDTIALASKYVATVVEIVEPKAMDSGKVTVDAAALAKGLQAEGRVALYGLFFDTGKATIKPESKPQLDEMARVLQANAGANVFIVGHTDNQGALDVNLALSKARAQAVIDDLTRSYKIDGKRLSASGVANYAPLASNTSESGRARNRRVEMVLQ, encoded by the coding sequence ATGCGCGCCTGCTTTATCCGTCTGCTGTCTGTTCTTGGTCTCCTTGCTTCAGCCTCCCTTGCCATGGCGCAGAGCATGCCTGCCGACGCGCCGAATGGGCGCGATCATGCCGTACTCAGCCGTTATGCCGGATCGTGGCTCGTCGCCCAGGATGTGAAGAACTTCGATCAGGTTGGCATTCCCTCCGGAGACGCTGATGTCGTCAAGCTCGAGGGGCGGGTGACGCGGCTGTTCTATCTCGCGCCTGCCGGCAAGTCGGTGCTCGAAGTGCAGCGCAACTATGAGCAGGCGCTTGAGCGCGCCGGTGCATCGAAGCTCGATGCGTGTGCCGACGACTGCGGTCGACGGAATTTCAAACCGCTGCGCGACCTGCCTGCCAATCCGCAACTGGCCAAGGTGTCGCTGGAAGGCTGGACCCCGATCACGCTGTTGCAGCAATGGCAGGAGATCGGCAGCGAGCGCTATTGGTACGGAACGTTGAATGCATCCGGGACCACACTGCATGTGGCGGTCCTATCAGCGAAGCCAGACACCATCGCGCTTGCCAGCAAGTACGTTGCCACGGTCGTGGAGATCGTCGAACCGAAGGCGATGGATAGCGGCAAGGTGACTGTGGATGCGGCAGCGCTCGCAAAAGGCCTGCAGGCGGAGGGTAGGGTGGCCCTCTACGGGCTGTTCTTCGACACCGGCAAGGCGACCATCAAGCCCGAGTCCAAACCGCAACTCGACGAAATGGCGCGCGTGCTGCAAGCCAATGCCGGCGCGAACGTGTTCATCGTCGGCCACACCGACAATCAGGGGGCGCTGGATGTGAACCTCGCGCTGTCGAAGGCGCGCGCGCAGGCGGTGATCGATGACCTGACGCGCAGCTACAAGATCGATGGCAAGCGCTTGTCCGCATCCGGCGTGGCGAACTACGCGCCGCTTGCCAGCAATACCAGTGAAAGTGGCCGCGCCCGCAACCGCCGCGTCGAGATGGTGTTGCAATAG
- a CDS encoding bifunctional aconitate hydratase 2/2-methylisocitrate dehydratase: MSLYSDYLAEIESRKAQNLAPKPIDDGALTGEIIALIKDSGSEYRADALKFFIYNTLPGTTSAAGVKAAFLKEIILGEAIVPEITPTFALELLSHMKGGPSIGVLLDVTLGSDAGLAKQAGEVLKTQFFLYDADMFRLRDAFKAGNAVAKGVLESYAKAEFFTKLPDVADEIKVVTYVAAEGDISTDLLSPGNQAHSRSDRELHGQCMMTPQAQQEIVALQKQHPDKRVMMIAEKGTMGVGSSRMSGVNNVALWTGKPASPYVPFVNFAPIVAGTNGISPIFATTVDVTGGIGVNLKNWVKKLDADGKPILNNDGNPVLEQKFAVDTGTVLTLDAKGKKLRDENGKELVDVAAAFTPQKMEFMKAGSSYAIVFGKKLQTFAAETLGVEPTPVFAPNKEISVEGQGLTAVEKIFNRNAVGVLGGKVLHAGSDVRVKVNIVGSQDTTGLMTAQELEAMAATVISPIVDGAYQSGCHTASVWDKKAQVNIPKLMSFMNNFGVITARDPKGSYHAMTDVIHKVLNDITVDDWAIIIGGDSHTRMSKGVAFGADSGTVALALATGEATMPIPQSVKVTFKGAMQPHMDFRDVVHATQAQMLKQCGDNVFQGRIIEVHLGTLLADQAFTFTDWTAEMKAKASICISQDDTLIESLEIAKSRIQIMIDKGMDNAAQTLKGLIAKADARIAEIRSGEKPALTPDANAKYFAEVVVDLDIIDEPMIADPDVNNADVSRRYTHDTIRPISYYGGTKKVDLGFVGSCMVHKGDMKIVAQMLKNIEKTEGKVAFNAPLVVAAPTYNIIDELKAEGDWEILQKYSGFEFDDVKPKTANRTAYENILYLERPGCNLCMGNQEKAEKGDTVLATSTRLFQGRVVEDTAEKKGESLLASTPVVVLSAILGRTPSAEEYKAAVEGIDLTKFAPPKIGAMGASVHY, translated from the coding sequence ATGAGCCTCTATTCAGATTACCTCGCTGAGATCGAAAGCCGGAAAGCTCAGAACCTCGCTCCCAAGCCGATCGACGATGGCGCGCTCACCGGCGAAATTATCGCCCTGATCAAGGACAGTGGCAGCGAATACCGCGCCGACGCCCTGAAATTCTTCATCTACAACACCCTGCCGGGCACCACGAGCGCCGCAGGCGTCAAGGCCGCCTTCCTGAAGGAGATTATCCTCGGTGAGGCGATCGTCCCGGAAATCACGCCGACCTTCGCGCTGGAACTGCTGTCGCACATGAAGGGGGGCCCCTCGATCGGCGTGCTGCTCGACGTCACGCTCGGCAGTGATGCTGGGCTGGCGAAGCAGGCTGGTGAAGTTCTGAAGACCCAGTTCTTCCTCTACGACGCCGACATGTTCCGGCTGCGCGATGCCTTCAAGGCGGGCAATGCGGTCGCCAAGGGCGTGCTCGAGAGCTATGCCAAGGCCGAGTTCTTCACCAAGCTCCCGGATGTCGCGGACGAGATCAAGGTCGTGACCTACGTCGCCGCCGAAGGCGATATCTCGACCGACCTGCTGTCGCCCGGCAACCAGGCGCATTCGCGTTCGGACCGCGAGCTGCACGGCCAGTGCATGATGACGCCGCAGGCGCAGCAAGAAATCGTGGCGCTGCAGAAGCAGCACCCGGACAAGCGCGTGATGATGATCGCCGAGAAGGGCACGATGGGCGTGGGCTCGTCGCGCATGTCTGGTGTGAACAACGTGGCGCTGTGGACCGGTAAGCCGGCCAGCCCCTATGTGCCCTTCGTCAACTTCGCGCCGATCGTCGCGGGCACCAACGGCATCTCGCCGATCTTCGCGACCACCGTCGACGTCACCGGCGGCATCGGCGTCAATCTCAAGAACTGGGTCAAGAAACTCGACGCGGACGGCAAGCCGATCCTGAACAACGACGGAAACCCGGTGCTCGAGCAGAAATTTGCGGTCGACACCGGCACCGTGCTGACGCTCGATGCCAAGGGCAAGAAGCTGCGCGACGAGAACGGCAAGGAACTTGTCGATGTCGCCGCCGCCTTCACGCCGCAGAAGATGGAGTTCATGAAGGCCGGCAGCTCCTATGCCATCGTCTTCGGCAAGAAACTGCAGACCTTTGCAGCCGAAACGCTGGGCGTTGAGCCGACCCCGGTGTTCGCGCCGAACAAGGAGATTTCGGTCGAAGGCCAGGGCCTGACCGCGGTCGAGAAGATCTTCAACCGCAACGCCGTGGGCGTGCTCGGCGGCAAGGTGCTGCATGCGGGCTCGGACGTGCGCGTCAAGGTCAACATCGTCGGCTCGCAGGACACCACCGGCCTGATGACCGCGCAGGAGCTGGAGGCGATGGCGGCCACCGTCATCTCGCCGATCGTCGACGGCGCCTATCAGTCGGGCTGCCACACGGCATCGGTGTGGGACAAGAAGGCGCAGGTCAACATTCCGAAGCTCATGTCCTTCATGAACAATTTCGGCGTCATCACCGCGCGCGACCCCAAGGGCAGCTATCATGCGATGACCGACGTCATCCACAAGGTGCTGAACGACATCACCGTGGATGACTGGGCGATCATCATCGGCGGCGACAGCCATACCCGCATGTCCAAGGGCGTGGCCTTCGGTGCCGATAGCGGCACCGTGGCGCTGGCGCTGGCGACGGGCGAGGCGACCATGCCGATCCCGCAATCGGTCAAGGTGACGTTCAAGGGCGCGATGCAGCCGCATATGGACTTCCGCGACGTGGTCCATGCGACCCAGGCGCAGATGCTCAAGCAATGCGGTGACAACGTTTTCCAGGGCCGGATCATCGAGGTCCATCTTGGCACGCTGCTCGCCGACCAGGCCTTCACCTTCACCGACTGGACGGCCGAGATGAAGGCCAAGGCGTCGATCTGCATCTCGCAGGACGACACGCTGATCGAGTCGCTGGAGATCGCCAAGTCGCGCATCCAGATCATGATCGACAAGGGCATGGACAATGCCGCCCAGACGCTGAAGGGCCTGATCGCCAAGGCCGATGCGCGCATCGCCGAGATCCGTTCGGGCGAGAAGCCCGCGCTGACGCCGGACGCCAATGCGAAATACTTCGCCGAAGTCGTCGTCGATCTCGATATCATCGACGAGCCGATGATCGCAGATCCCGACGTCAACAACGCCGATGTGTCCAGGCGCTACACCCACGACACGATCCGTCCGATTTCGTATTACGGCGGCACCAAGAAGGTGGACCTCGGCTTCGTGGGCTCGTGCATGGTGCACAAGGGCGACATGAAGATCGTCGCCCAGATGCTCAAGAACATCGAGAAGACCGAAGGCAAGGTCGCGTTCAACGCGCCGCTGGTCGTCGCCGCGCCGACCTACAACATCATCGACGAGCTGAAGGCCGAGGGCGACTGGGAAATCCTGCAGAAGTATTCCGGCTTCGAATTCGACGACGTGAAGCCGAAGACCGCGAACCGCACCGCCTACGAGAACATTCTCTATCTCGAGCGTCCGGGCTGCAACCTCTGCATGGGCAACCAGGAAAAAGCGGAGAAGGGCGACACGGTTCTGGCGACGTCAACCCGCCTGTTCCAGGGCCGCGTCGTGGAAGACACCGCCGAGAAGAAGGGTGAATCGCTGCTGGCCTCGACCCCGGTCGTGGTGCTGTCGGCGATCCTCGGTCGCACGCCGAGCGCCGAGGAATACAAGGCCGCCGTCGAAGGCATCGACCTAACCAAGTTCGCTCCGCCCAAGATCGGTGCGATGGGCGCCTCCGTCCATTACTAG
- a CDS encoding LysR family transcriptional regulator gives MIDWDDVRYFLAVARGGSVRAAAERLGVNHATVLRRIAQLEERLGVQMFEKLPSGYRLTAAGEEVLEFADQMEASSHQLETRVFGRDQSVRGRLRVTLAPPLATHLLMPDFADFARLHPDIEMDILSFGELANLTNREADVAIRVVYDRKTLPLNLHGMKGPELFGGVYMSRDRLAAWRAGAPDPIRWIVISIHGIPDWATEGDVRATGVPFRTTDAGAQIVAVRQGLGITTLPCFVGDADPLLVRVPGTDLHMYGTVWLLTQGETRKTKRVRLFTEFVSGRLAAYAPLLAGLSISRD, from the coding sequence ATGATCGACTGGGATGACGTTCGCTACTTTCTTGCCGTCGCGCGCGGAGGCTCGGTGCGGGCTGCCGCCGAGCGCCTAGGTGTGAACCACGCGACCGTGCTGCGACGCATCGCTCAGCTCGAGGAACGCCTCGGGGTTCAGATGTTCGAAAAGCTGCCTTCGGGCTACCGCCTGACGGCAGCGGGCGAGGAGGTCCTCGAATTCGCGGACCAGATGGAAGCGTCGTCGCATCAGCTGGAGACGCGCGTCTTCGGTCGCGACCAGAGCGTGCGCGGGCGTCTGCGGGTGACGCTGGCGCCGCCCCTCGCGACACATCTGCTGATGCCGGACTTCGCCGATTTCGCGCGTCTGCATCCGGACATCGAGATGGACATTCTGTCGTTCGGCGAGCTGGCAAATCTGACCAACCGCGAGGCCGACGTTGCGATCCGCGTCGTCTACGACCGCAAAACCCTGCCGCTCAATCTTCACGGCATGAAGGGACCGGAGCTGTTCGGCGGCGTCTACATGTCCCGCGATCGACTGGCCGCATGGCGTGCGGGCGCGCCTGATCCGATCCGGTGGATCGTCATCAGCATTCATGGAATTCCGGATTGGGCGACTGAGGGTGACGTTCGCGCCACGGGGGTTCCGTTCAGGACCACGGACGCCGGGGCGCAGATCGTTGCCGTACGGCAAGGGCTCGGGATCACGACACTGCCGTGCTTCGTTGGCGATGCCGACCCCCTGCTGGTGAGGGTGCCGGGCACCGACCTGCACATGTACGGAACGGTTTGGCTTCTTACACAGGGGGAGACACGCAAGACGAAGCGCGTGCGGCTCTTCACCGAGTTCGTATCCGGCAGGCTCGCCGCGTATGCGCCGCTTCTCGCGGGGCTGTCCATATCGCGCGACTGA
- a CDS encoding SDR family NAD(P)-dependent oxidoreductase, giving the protein MGKLDGKVAVITGGSSGMALASAKRFVEEGAYVFITGRRQEALDEAIKLIGRNVTGVRGDAANLDDLDRLFDTVKRVKGKIDILYASAGTGEAVPLGEITEQHFDATFGLNARGTLFTVQKALPLFNDGGSIFMTGSVASLKGFPGYSVYAASKATLHAFARGWLNELKSRNIRVNVLHPGPIATPMQDQVLTPEAKQMFESLIPRGTMGRPEEIAAVALFLASDDSSFVNGLELSVDGGFSAI; this is encoded by the coding sequence ATGGGAAAGCTTGACGGCAAGGTTGCAGTCATCACGGGCGGATCGAGCGGCATGGCGCTGGCGAGCGCCAAGCGGTTCGTCGAAGAAGGCGCCTATGTGTTCATTACGGGCCGGAGGCAGGAGGCGCTCGACGAGGCCATCAAGTTGATCGGTCGGAACGTGACCGGCGTGCGCGGCGACGCGGCCAATCTCGACGACCTCGACCGTCTGTTCGATACGGTCAAGCGGGTCAAGGGCAAAATCGATATCCTGTACGCGAGCGCCGGCACCGGCGAAGCCGTGCCACTGGGCGAAATTACCGAGCAGCATTTCGATGCGACCTTCGGCCTGAACGCGCGCGGCACGCTCTTCACTGTTCAGAAGGCGTTGCCGCTGTTCAACGATGGCGGATCGATCTTCATGACCGGGTCAGTTGCGTCGCTCAAAGGCTTTCCCGGTTATAGCGTGTATGCGGCGAGCAAGGCGACGCTGCACGCATTCGCACGCGGATGGCTCAACGAACTCAAGAGCAGGAATATCCGGGTGAACGTGCTGCACCCCGGGCCGATCGCCACACCGATGCAGGACCAGGTTCTCACCCCGGAGGCGAAGCAGATGTTCGAATCCCTGATCCCGCGGGGAACGATGGGTCGCCCTGAGGAAATTGCGGCGGTCGCACTGTTTCTCGCGTCAGACGATTCAAGCTTCGTGAATGGGCTGGAGTTGTCGGTCGACGGCGGCTTCTCGGCGATCTGA
- a CDS encoding NADPH-dependent F420 reductase, whose translation MSYAIIGFGKIGQALAHAFARKNIDVTVASRRPPEALAPQARAIGPTVVAKSLRDALAADTIILAVPFGEHREVAKALPSWTGKTVIDAMNLFPGPEEPDGLPGSAVVANAFTGARFVKGFNHLGAATLATDPVVAGGHRVVFLSGDDEDAIAPVAALAKQLGFAPVKLGKLNEGGALVHARGRTWGQLIFQDLFKKEQ comes from the coding sequence ATGAGCTACGCAATTATAGGATTCGGCAAGATAGGCCAGGCCCTCGCCCACGCCTTCGCCCGTAAGAACATCGACGTGACCGTCGCGAGCCGCCGGCCGCCCGAGGCGTTGGCGCCGCAGGCTCGGGCAATCGGACCCACGGTCGTCGCCAAGTCGCTGCGGGATGCACTCGCGGCCGACACGATCATCCTGGCGGTCCCGTTCGGGGAGCATCGCGAAGTTGCGAAGGCCCTGCCGAGCTGGACAGGCAAGACGGTCATCGACGCGATGAATCTGTTTCCGGGCCCCGAAGAGCCGGACGGTCTCCCGGGCTCCGCGGTCGTCGCGAATGCGTTCACCGGCGCCAGGTTTGTAAAAGGCTTCAATCACCTGGGCGCAGCCACCCTGGCGACCGATCCGGTCGTCGCGGGCGGCCACCGCGTCGTCTTTCTGTCTGGTGACGACGAGGACGCGATCGCCCCCGTGGCGGCCCTGGCCAAACAGCTCGGCTTCGCACCCGTCAAGCTGGGAAAGCTCAACGAAGGTGGCGCGCTGGTGCACGCACGCGGCCGCACCTGGGGCCAGCTCATCTTCCAGGATTTGTTCAAGAAGGAGCAGTAA